The genomic stretch CAAgaacgtacacacgcgcgcgcgcgcgcacgcacacacacacacacacacacacacacacacacacactgtgtgtgcgcacacgctcgCTTGCTCGCACGCACGGTACACACACAGTGGCGCAACAGGCCCGTCTTGATCAAGTTGCAGCGGTACCTTTGGCTTTCTGGTGAACATTGTGATGATTTCTCTCATCGttcctttgtgtgtttgtgtgtgcatgcgcgcgcgcttgcatgcgTGTGCGGGAAGTGGAAAAGGGGGTTTGTTTGTCTACTTATAtgcgaactctttttttttctttcatgacttTATTTGACATAATCATCACTTATTGCGTCAGCAAagtgttcagtttaacgtctcagCGCtgtatcatgttttgtttttgttgttttatcagaATAACACCACAGATCAGACTCGACTTGTGATTTTGTTTCCAGGCGCTGTCAACAAAACCTACCGGAAGGTAAACTGTTCGAAAAGCCGTTGACATTCGAACAACGCCTTGACAACATGGTGtcggaagaaacaaagaagaacccTAAGTACTTTGTCGTATCCTTTTACACCACCAGTCATTGTCGATAAGCTGTCAGCTGCGGGCGGGTTTGTACTTCTTATGTTTCATCTGTCTTCGGTTGAGATGTTCCagcaaataatcacacacacacacacacacacacacacacacacacacacacacacacacacagagcacagcttgCTAATACTAAAGAAACAGTGCCAAAAACAGATAACCACTCATTAAGCAGTGCATGTAATGCAAACAACATTCCAGACAAGTGAGCTAGACAATGAAACATTAGGAAATCAGAAATTTATAAAATGAATGTCCGGGAAGTTTGGGACACCAATAAACAAACGTCTATATTGCAGGAACAGAGATAGGGTACAAACATTGTGAAGAGCGCAAACAACTCATTCGaagaaagagcacagagagatAATGTGGCCTGTTACTGGAAATGAGTAACACAGGTATGCGTATCATAACAGCAAGTGAGGAGAACAAAAACACGATTAAACCaacagctttgaaaaaaaaggaacacagatTAACATTGAAGTATACCCATAAGGAAGTCAGGAGTCAACTTATCAAGCTAGGAAAGTTCTGAGTGCAGGAAGAAAAATCAAACAGGTAAAGTTTCCAGAAAAGAGGAACGCACACAGTGTTAAGAATAGAGAACCACAAACAGTCTTGTGTTCTAGATAATGAGGAGCacagacagtgttgtgaaggtttAATTAACAGGAATGAATGTATCAGGAGGCCCATGAGTATGGCCTGACTCCATTCCAGATGACTGCAAGCAACAAGTGGGCCGCGTCACTTCACACCACCCTGTTGTCTGGCTCAACGTGTGGGGCTGTCCTCTGCCTGGGTGGCACAGCGAGACACAGCAGTGAACTGCACCACACAGCAATGAACTGCACCACACAGCAATGAACTGCACCACACAGCAGTGAACTGCACCACACAGCAATGAACTGCACCACACAGCAGTGAACTGCACCACACAGCAATGAACACAGCAGTGAACTGCACCACACAGCAATGAACACAGCAATGAACTGCACCACACAGCAGTGAACTGTACCACACAGCAATGAACACAGCAGTGAACTGCACCACACAGCAATGAACTGCACCACACAGCAGTGAACTGCACCACACAGCAATGAACTGCACCACACAGCAATGAACTGCACCACACAGCAGTGAACTGCACCACACAGCAATGAACACAGCAGTGAACTGCACCACACAGCAATGAACTGCACCACACAGCAATGAACTGCACCACACAGCAATGAACTGCACCACACAGCAGTGAACTGCACCACACAGCAATGAACTGCACCACACAGCAGTGAACTGCACCACACAGCAATGAACTGCACCACACAGCAGTGAACTGTACCACGCGGCAATGAACACAGCAGTGAACTGCACCACACAGCAATGAACACAGCAGTGAACTGTACCACGCAGCAATGAACACAGCAATGAACTGTACCACACAGCAGTGAACTGTACCACACAGCAATGAAACCACAGCAGTGAACTGTACCACGCAGCAATGAACTGTACCACACAGCAGTGAACTGTACCACACAGCAATGAACTGTACCACACAACAATGAACACAGCAGTGAACTGTACCACGCAGCAATGAACTGCACCACACAGCAGTGAACTGTACCACACAACAATGAACACAGCAGTGAACTGTACCACGCAGCAATGAACTGCACCACACAGCAGTGAACTGTACCACACAGCAGTGAACTGTACCACACAGCAATGAACTGTACCACACAACAATGAACACAGCAGTGAACTGTACCACACAGCAATGAACTGTACCACACAGCAGTGAACTGTACCACGCAGCAATGAACTGTACCACGCAGCAATGAACTGCACCACGCAGCAATGAACTGTACCACGCAGCAATGAACTGTACCATACAGCAGTGAACTGAACCACACAGCAATGAACTGCTAATGTACCACACAGCAATGAACTGTACCACACAGCAATGACCTGCCACTGTACCACACAGCGATGAACTGCACCATACAGCAATGAACTGTACCAGACAGCAATGAACTGCACCATACAGCAATGAACTGTACCAGACAGCAATGAACTGCACCATACAGCAATGACCTGCCACTGTACCACACAGCGATGAACTGCACCATACAGCAATGAACTGTACCACACAGCGATGAACTGCACCATACAGCAATGAACTGCACCATACAGCAATGAACTGTACCAGACAGCAATGAACTGCACCATACAGCAATGAACTGCACCATACAGGAACCAGCAAACAGCCACATGGCCAAGGTCAAATGAAACGGATCATTTTCTCTCAAAAACACAAGTGAGATGTGTACTTCGTCACACTTTCCACATCTTTTTCACTTGAAATCTGTAGTAGTTTTCACCGCGAACCCCGTTTGACCAAAGTAATTGAGAGTTCATAGTGATCATCTCAGTCGCTGAAATTGTTGAAACTCACTCGCAAAATGTGCGCGCCCgcatgcacgagcacacacacacacacacacacacacacacacacacacacacacacacgggcatgcgacaagacaaattctttattaatgAGGCATGGTGCATGCTTTTTTCCAGCCGTCGCCATAAAGACTGGGGACTAAAACGAAAGAGGAAAATTGCTTTTTACTGCAACCAACTTCCATCTGTCATTCACTTTCCTATTCCACCGTCATGTCAGTCAGAACAGAGCGAAAGAAAACAGACATGAGAGTAAGTGACGAGAAAGGCATGTATTCCAGTTTGAATGCAACGTCTTCTTTTCGCTTCAGAAATACGCAGAGAAAGTCCACCCCGACCTTATGTGTTTAGAAAggtagcagagagggagagagagagagcaaatccaCGGGTATCATGTTAATTCAAAGGTGGTGATGAGAGTAAGAAATACAAGCTTAATGGTTTGCACGTGTCTATATAAACAGACGCAAACACCGATGAATAGATATCATAAATCTCGCATTATACAAATCTTGCTTGTGATGGGGTGACcagaatcatgatttttttttcattcggtcTTCAGATTTTCTTGATAAATACCTTTTTAGAACCTGATAGATACATTTTTAGGACCTGAAGTACTTGATGTCTTATAGACATGAGGGCCATTCCAGTAAGTACCCCGCAATGTGAGTACATTTTAAAAGTTCAAGCTTGGGAAGAGGCATTATTAGGTTAATAAATATCTTTTGTCGTTTACTGGAAACTGAGAAATAACTGAAGGATAGAGAGACGAGACAAAAATCTTTATTTAtgaaaataatagataagcaccggtGTGTATTTCTTCCATCCAGTCCCCCTCCTAAATAGGATCTGCTCTACACAATGCTATAAGATCGTGATGGTtataaaattaatataaaaagaaacgcacacatcagaaaaaaagaatattgttgttgggttgggaagggtcgagagaagaagacagtgaaacagagaaagagaagggagaaggaggcaTGAAGAAATGAGTTATAATACGCAGACATATACATCATTGaaatgtatgtgagagagagagagaaaaaaaacacgctgAGAGAGTGAACACACTGAAcgctgaaaggtttaatgtcattagctatacagctctgGTGACATGGGGTGCAGTCtggacaataatgatgaaaataatgaaacaaaataaaacaaaaaataaacatattTGGAGTCAGATAAACTAAcgttcgaccatccattttccaagttCATAGAAACAGAAGCATTCTGTTTTGTCAACGTAATTAAACTTTTGACATaaattactcttctttcgaatattatattcttcagcaatgtacttcgccagtgatcttactgtatcGTCATCGTGATCCATTTTCAACGCACCAATGATATTTGCAgcacttgttttgaaaacaacacatttttctcgaatgtTATCATATACTTTGcagttcaataaaaaaaaaaatgcatctcACCTTCCCTTTGGAACCCACACactggacaaggggagagtgtggcACGTGGATGGTTCAGAGTAAAACCACCTTGGATGTGCGTTCaagccagaaagagagaacacactgaacactgaaatgtttaatgtcattagctgtaaagctctagtgacatagcaggtacaattcagaacaaaaatggtgcaaaacaaataaaatggaaaataaaggaaaaacataatcaaagtaaactaaactactaagggataagcagcactttggtactttgtcatttgcctaaaaagtccatgtggcaggcgcgtactgtgccttttttcccccagtcgttcgtctccaaggtttgaacagtacacagaaaacaaagtacatataatccgtataataataattatttaagcatgtgttcttgacacacatcatatcagtacgaacacataacaaagtacatataaaacatacaaTGGCTATTTAAGCACGTAACACcgaaacacatcatatcaatacgaacacataaaatagcctacattgtcgaaattgaccatccaaatgtaacccttcctttttgtctatgcctttgtttttttaattgattaatgagtatttcggccgtagtagacgttttacgaatatttactgcctcggatacgtATTTTGTTAGTGAGAgtatcattatcttcattttctgtcatcagtatgccgaacaaatcttttgccagagaaagagagagagagagagagagagagagagagagttccgtaAAACGAATAGCAGAATAAGGAGAGGAGGAAATGTTACTTCTTCATCACTGTGAAACAGTATGGGACATGGTCAACTCCGAAGCAGACATTCCATGCTGGCGTTTAACGGAAATCGTACATCACAACCAAACTTAAGTGAAATGGAATAATCAACCCGAGGTCGATCAAGGTAGTAAACGTAATGTGGAGATGAACATTGTGTACAATGTACATATTTTGACCATATCTGCCACCAGCAAGATTTTCACAAATGTTACATTTAGTTCATTAGCTGTAAACGATTAAGATTTTAAACTGTTTTCATTGATttagtgtgcatgttttgttgttgttcttcttgtgtgtgtgtgtgtgtgtgtgtgtgtgtgtgtgtgtgtgtgtggttttgttgttgttgttttgtggtttgttttgttgttgttttttgttttgttttgttttgcatttgtggATAGACAGTCGATCTGAAGGTTACCAGTTGGGCCTTTTACTGGAAACGTCTTTATTTTGTTCAACCACAGCACAGAGAAGTTTGATCTCcactctgtgttgtctgtgtcaacGGGATTACAGGGTTGTCAAGGCTTTCCAGTCCAGCCTGAACCATTCAGCACAAACGATGCGGCCCAGGTTCAGTTTTCAAATTCTTAGCGACGGAGTTCGGGTGTTTGGAAGGAAAGTAACAGAGTTTTCTTCAAAACAAGACACTGCAGGTTGGCTGTCCCAGGCCGGACACTGCTTGGCAGGGAGGGAGGTTGTGAAGAgagtgaaggttttttttttgttttgttttttttagtcggTGAGTGTTGTTGTCCCACGCGCGTATCTGTGTTCACAATTTCTGGGTACTGATTCCACATGTTACACGCAGATCATGAAGAGTTtatctcgttaaaaaaaaaagcagctttcaCAAGATATACGTCGATCATTTTATGATGCGGTCGGTCACTGAGGACAGACGCACGTTACTGATATTTTGCTCGGATTCTGCAGTTTCTAGCCAGACTTTTTGTGTCAAACTGCCGAATAAAAGACATAAATCATAAATCTTCAACTTGAAGAATagggaaagaataaaaagaaagaaagaaaaaagaacaaagaaagcacAGAAAGAAATGCGAAGAGCACAACAAAAACTTTCCACTAAAAAGGGAAAGCTTGATGATGACATTGTGAGGTTTGGGGTCTGGGTAAAAATAACTGTCATACCCCTTGGACACAAATCAGTTTACTGTGAGGTAATGGCATGCAGACATCAGCGAGTTGTCCTTAACCTTTGACCCGTTCAAATACATGGTGGAGCCCATGTACCGCCGCTACCTGGAGGAGGTGGACTGTTCCGACATGCAGACATTCCGTGACACTATCCAGGACTGGGCCAACAAGCACCTCAACCAGAAAAGCCTGCGCTGTGGTGAGTGACACAATGACAGCGCGGCAGGCAGAAAGtgggcacacacactcagaggtcAAAGCAGGGTGGAAAAGGGAGTGTGGACAGGGTCACAGCACAGGACGTCAAAGGTAACACCCGGGTGACGTGCAGAAAGAAAATGGTTGATCCCTCTACCCCTACCTTTCCCTTTCGCCCAGCCTCCCCTCTCCTTCGCCATACGTTCCCCCACACAGCGTGTAGTGAGTGTTCCCAACGTCCCCACACGAACACTCCCACCCAGCACCACCGTCCGACGGGAAGGGAACTACAAGGCGTTAGGATCGCTCCACCTCTCAATTCACTCCTTCCCgctttttggtttattttattaGTTCAGTTTGGTATTGATTTTTTTCATCGAATCCGTACATGTATGAATGACATTTCCTGGAATTATTTGCTAGAAaagattccctttttttttaattctgcagTTTTGAATTTCAGTGATGAATTCGACTGTCTGTTTACGTCTGTGTATCACTGTGGAGGGTTTGAGATGGTGTTATAATTCTGACAGTCCGTGGTCAGGTTGGCGAAAAACACCTCGTCATTTCTCTGCTCAATGTTTATACGGCCAACAGTTGTGTGTAATgtttatcatatacatacatacacacacacacatatatctatatatatatatatatgtatatatatatatatatatatagagagagagagagagagaggggggggggttgtggtaggcagccaccaccaccaccaccctccttgaCGACCGCGTTTTGTTTcaggtttgctttttgttttgttttctctctctctctctcttttaatctttTGAACAGTACATAACTGAATGTCAAACAGCATTACAAAATCTGTTTGGTCATGTCTGTTTCTGTAAACTGTTCCTGTCCCAACAGAATTAatgatgttggtgtttgtttgtttttggttttttctttagaACTTATATTGAGCTTTCATTGAGCTACACAAGTTGATCAGAAAATCCATGACATTTGTTGTGTCAGTGATATCCGGTACACCAGCACACCAGAGGGCCGTGCTCAATCAACAAGTGCTCGCGACTacaccttcatttttttttctttctcccgtcCACATTCACCTGTAATGCACCAGTAAAaagtgttttgtcttttttgttgcagTGGCAACAGACGCACTGCGGACCTTTGGCACAGAGACGTCCTTCATTGACAGTCCGGACCAGCTGATCGAGGAGGCCCAGCAGCAGAGCCAGTCGGAAGCCAGGGGTATCCCCGTCACCGTCATCTCCACAGGCAGCCGCTCAACACCTCAGCATTCTCAGCCCTGCCAGAGGCAAACTGCCAGTCGTAAACActccaacaaaacacaccacaccaacaaacgACAAAAGAAGAACACTTCAAGCAAACTACCGTCTTGCAAAGAAACACTCTTTGATCCCTACCAGTCGCAGCCTGTCTCCCATTCAGCACAGTTTTTAGCTGGTGAGTTAAGCTCCGAGGGTGGGAAGGCGGCATCCACAGAGGACCTTGGTCAGACGTCCACAGCAGGGCCTGTCACGTCACAGCCTCTGGTGAACAGTACCCTGATGTTCAGCAACCCACCACTGGCCGTGCCAAAGGCGGAGACAGACAAGTGGACCAGCTACGCATTTTCTGATTTTCCGTCACTTCGCACCCATTCCCCCGTCAGTAGCGATTCAGCCATAGAGCTCTCACCCGTCCCATCAGCCCATGAGTCATTTTTGTATGGAGACCTGATTGCTGGCGAGACTTCCCTTGATCAGTATCACGATAACGACGCCATCACAACTGCCAAAGTCTCGACAAGTGAGGATTTTATGCAGCTCAGTCAGTCTACGTCCATGGCTCTCCACGGCAGTCACCATCTTTTTGATCTTGGAACCTGGGACACAACGATAGATTTCGCGGAGCCCAACGGTCAGTCTTCATCCAATTCACTTGAAAGCGTGTCTCCTCTCCATCCAGCACAGCAGCCAGAACAGTGCATGGAGAGCATATCAGCTGAGACCTGTTCGCTTCCCGATCAGGAGATGTTGGACTTTGATATCAATGCAGGTTTGGCTTTGTTTGACCCGTCTTTGTTCGATATCTGAACTCAGACAAGAAACAAGTGTTGGAAATTgctcatacaaaaacaaaaaataacgaaCAATACACGTATATTGATTAGATCTACAAGGGGTGCTTAAGAACATTGATTCTATTTTATGGCTGGAAACATATGCCAGAAATCATAACAGCATCacatcttcattattattgttcactGGTCATCATGTGGCTATGTGCCTTACGTTTGTGTATGCagtttgttgttgctctgtgaCTGATGAACCTTGACTCTCTTCGGGTTGTGACTGGATCTCTGACAGTTTCTAAAAGGAGTGAAAAggttgaactgaattgaactgacctTCAGAATTGATAAAGATCATCCTGTCACAGCCActaacacatatacatgcacatggaTACTTGGACAAGCGAGACCGTGTGATAACATAGACTCGTGTTTCCACACATTAGTTATATTAACAcacattatttgaaaaaaaaatttaaagtccAGACAGGAAAATGTTATTTAGAAAAAATCGGTTACATTTTCCCTCCTTCGCTCCAGGGCAGGATACATAAAATCGCACATTATTGTGTGCCTAGAATAACAAGTAACTGGTCCCACcagaatgaaaataaaactgGATGTGTACACACTTGAAGACAAAGTAGTTTAACACTGGCATAACTGGTCGTCCCTAATTGTTGACGATATATAGGCCACGGGTCGAACGACTTCGTGCAGACGCCTACAAATTCATAGTGAGGGCAGCTTCAATGAACTGCTTCATTAGAGGGCAGCTTCTGTGAACTGCTTCATTGTGAGGGCAGCTTCTGTGAACTGCTTCATTGGAGGGCAGCTTCTGTGAACTGCTTCATTGTTTTTTCGCAGTTTTAGACAGTTTGGAAAAGACTGGTCGTGCTGCTGCATGAAACTCGCAGTAGCAGTGCGCGTAAAGTGTGCAAATGAAGTTAGATTCTAAAACTGTAAAAGTGTGTAAATGA from Babylonia areolata isolate BAREFJ2019XMU chromosome 6, ASM4173473v1, whole genome shotgun sequence encodes the following:
- the LOC143283112 gene encoding uncharacterized protein LOC143283112 isoform X1, with amino-acid sequence MCKGQAPSMSSSSDVTEPEVRVKRKCGRPRNPIPRHRRVSHISAEQRRRGKIQKAMADIKAMIPKEKSTGKNSKADLLTDTVKFVREAERVVQEQERLLQQRRAEKQALKDDIERCQQNLPEGKLFEKPLTFEQRLDNMVSEETKKNPKYFVFKYMVEPMYRRYLEEVDCSDMQTFRDTIQDWANKHLNQKSLRCVATDALRTFGTETSFIDSPDQLIEEAQQQSQSEARGIPVTVISTGSRSTPQHSQPCQRQTASRKHSNKTHHTNKRQKKNTSSKLPSCKETLFDPYQSQPVSHSAQFLAGELSSEGGKAASTEDLGQTSTAGPVTSQPLVNSTLMFSNPPLAVPKAETDKWTSYAFSDFPSLRTHSPVSSDSAIELSPVPSAHESFLYGDLIAGETSLDQYHDNDAITTAKVSTSEDFMQLSQSTSMALHGSHHLFDLGTWDTTIDFAEPNGQSSSNSLESVSPLHPAQQPEQCMESISAETCSLPDQEMLDFDINAGLALFDPSLFDI
- the LOC143283112 gene encoding uncharacterized protein LOC143283112 isoform X2, which gives rise to MKGQAPSMSSSSDVTEPEVRVKRKCGRPRNPIPRHRRVSHISAEQRRRGKIQKAMADIKAMIPKEKSTGKNSKADLLTDTVKFVREAERVVQEQERLLQQRRAEKQALKDDIERCQQNLPEGKLFEKPLTFEQRLDNMVSEETKKNPKYFVFKYMVEPMYRRYLEEVDCSDMQTFRDTIQDWANKHLNQKSLRCVATDALRTFGTETSFIDSPDQLIEEAQQQSQSEARGIPVTVISTGSRSTPQHSQPCQRQTASRKHSNKTHHTNKRQKKNTSSKLPSCKETLFDPYQSQPVSHSAQFLAGELSSEGGKAASTEDLGQTSTAGPVTSQPLVNSTLMFSNPPLAVPKAETDKWTSYAFSDFPSLRTHSPVSSDSAIELSPVPSAHESFLYGDLIAGETSLDQYHDNDAITTAKVSTSEDFMQLSQSTSMALHGSHHLFDLGTWDTTIDFAEPNGQSSSNSLESVSPLHPAQQPEQCMESISAETCSLPDQEMLDFDINAGLALFDPSLFDI